A region of Candidatus Saccharimonadales bacterium DNA encodes the following proteins:
- the gyrB gene encoding DNA topoisomerase (ATP-hydrolyzing) subunit B — MSKSAKTSSYDASQIQVLEGLEPVRKRPGMYIGGTGIEGLHHLVWEVVDNGIDEAIAGYATEVAVILLADGRVRVRDNGRGIPVDKVAKTGKSALETVLTVLHAGGKFGGDASGYKVSGGLHGVGVSVVNALSTELKARVYRDGKAYEQDYVLGVPQSEIKVSGKSDQTGTEITFKADESVFESVDFNYETILDRLRHQAYLTKGVKTSITDERSGKKYSFYFEGGIQSYVRHLDIGKDVLIDKPFYIEKEIDSAIVEISLEYTDTYTETVKAFANNVFNPDGGTHLTGFRASLTRVINEYARKSGLLKDKEENLSGEDTREGLTAVILVKLEEPQFEGQTKNKLGNPEVRGYVETVMSEWFAYYLEENPAVGKRIVGKGLLAAQARKAARAARESVIRKGALEGSGLPGKLADCSSRNPADSELFIVEGQSAGGSAKDGRDSRHQAILPLRGKVLNVERARLDKMLANTEITSLIKALGVGIDEQFSLDGLRYHKIIIMTDADVDGSHIRTLLLTLFFRHMLPVIEAGHMFIAQPPLYKITKGKKDQFAFTDNQRDKILSSLGLEASDSAEVDPELTVSLEDDGSASTKLPTGVKIQRYKGLGEMNATELWETTMDPERRMLFKVSVEDAEKADAIFNKLMGTEVELRKNFIQTHAKYVKELDI; from the coding sequence TTGTCTAAGTCCGCAAAAACTTCCAGTTACGACGCCAGTCAAATTCAAGTCCTGGAAGGTCTTGAGCCAGTTAGAAAACGCCCTGGTATGTATATCGGTGGAACCGGGATCGAGGGCCTGCATCATCTGGTGTGGGAGGTCGTCGATAACGGCATTGATGAAGCTATTGCCGGCTACGCCACAGAAGTGGCGGTGATACTCCTAGCCGACGGACGAGTCCGGGTTCGAGATAACGGCCGGGGTATACCGGTCGATAAAGTAGCTAAAACAGGCAAATCGGCGCTGGAAACCGTGCTAACCGTATTGCACGCCGGCGGCAAGTTTGGCGGCGATGCCAGTGGTTATAAAGTGTCCGGTGGCTTGCACGGCGTCGGCGTTAGTGTGGTTAACGCCCTATCTACCGAGCTTAAGGCCCGGGTTTATCGGGATGGCAAGGCCTACGAGCAAGACTATGTTCTAGGCGTACCCCAATCGGAGATAAAAGTCTCCGGCAAAAGCGATCAGACCGGCACCGAGATAACGTTTAAAGCCGACGAGTCGGTTTTTGAAAGCGTCGATTTCAATTATGAGACTATTTTGGACCGGTTACGCCACCAGGCTTATCTGACCAAAGGGGTTAAAACTTCGATTACCGATGAGCGCAGCGGCAAAAAGTATAGTTTTTATTTCGAGGGTGGCATCCAGTCCTACGTCCGGCATCTGGACATAGGCAAGGACGTTCTGATCGACAAACCGTTTTATATCGAAAAAGAGATCGATAGCGCTATTGTAGAAATCTCGCTCGAGTATACCGATACTTACACTGAAACGGTTAAGGCCTTCGCTAACAACGTGTTCAATCCCGATGGCGGAACCCATTTGACCGGTTTTAGAGCCTCGTTGACCCGAGTCATCAATGAATACGCCCGGAAATCGGGGTTACTTAAAGACAAAGAAGAGAACTTATCGGGCGAGGATACCCGGGAAGGCTTAACGGCTGTCATTCTCGTCAAATTGGAAGAACCACAATTCGAAGGCCAGACAAAGAACAAACTCGGCAACCCGGAAGTCCGCGGCTATGTTGAAACCGTGATGAGTGAGTGGTTTGCCTATTACCTAGAAGAGAATCCGGCGGTTGGCAAAAGAATTGTCGGTAAGGGTTTACTGGCCGCCCAGGCCAGAAAAGCCGCCCGGGCCGCCCGGGAAAGCGTTATCCGCAAAGGTGCGCTTGAAGGCAGCGGTTTGCCAGGTAAGTTAGCCGATTGTTCCAGCCGTAATCCGGCTGATTCCGAGTTGTTTATCGTCGAGGGCCAATCGGCTGGCGGTTCAGCCAAGGACGGCCGGGACAGTCGCCACCAGGCGATCCTGCCGCTGCGGGGCAAAGTGCTAAATGTCGAACGGGCCAGATTGGATAAAATGCTGGCTAACACCGAGATTACCAGCTTGATAAAGGCCCTGGGAGTAGGCATTGACGAGCAATTCAGTCTCGACGGACTGAGATACCATAAGATAATAATTATGACCGATGCCGACGTCGACGGTAGCCATATTCGAACCTTGTTGTTAACGCTTTTCTTCCGTCACATGCTGCCGGTCATCGAAGCCGGCCACATGTTCATTGCCCAGCCGCCGCTCTATAAAATTACTAAAGGGAAAAAAGACCAATTTGCTTTTACCGATAACCAACGCGATAAAATCCTGTCTTCGCTCGGACTTGAGGCGTCGGACTCAGCCGAAGTTGACCCCGAATTGACGGTGTCGCTTGAGGATGATGGGTCCGCAAGCACCAAGCTGCCAACTGGAGTAAAGATCCAGCGCTACAAGGGCTTAGGAGAAATGAACGCGACCGAATTATGGGAAACGACGATGGATCCCGAGCGCAGAATGTTGTTTAAAGTTAGTGTCGAAGACGCAGAAAAAGCCGACGCTATATTTAACAAACTGATGGGTACGGAAGTCGAGCTGAGGAAGAATTTTATTCAAACCCACGCCAAGTATGTGAAGGAACTGGATATCTAA